GGCCAGACCCGGGAGACTGAGGGGACCCGGCAGGCCGTGGGGGAGGGGCGGGAAAAAGACCAAGGACAAAGGCGATTTCAATAGAGaagatgtttatttttcttcttggctCCATGAGAGCTCTTTTAGCTTCAGACCAAAGTGTTGAGTAACATAAGCAAACTTTCAAAGAATAAATCCGCAATAGGGGGGCCAGAGCAAGGGCTTGGAGAAGTCCCGGGggacctccttcctttctcctaagTCCCGAGAGGAGGTGCTGCTGGGAGCCTTAGGCCAGAGTCGAGGGCGGAGAGGAGGGCAGGGAGGGAGgccagggggggaggggagggcagggagaggggaggggcgGGGCCGAGGGGGCGGGCTCTAGTCCTTTCAAAGCCTGGTTACATGGCCCCCGGGGGGCTCTGGGCACTAAGAGCGACTTCGGCTCTTCCAGCGGGCTGCGGAAGGCCCTCGGGGGGGTCCTGGGATCTTCGGGGCCAGGGCGCAGGGCCGGATCTGTCGGTGCCGTTGGGGAGCGCTGCTGCCTGGGACGCTTGCGGGGGAGCCTGGGACAGGGCCTGGGAGCCTGCTCCGGAGAATTCGCCTTCGGTTCTGGCCAGCGTGGCCAGCAGGAGCTCGGGGAGGGCCCGGGATCTTCGATGTCTTCGCACGTGGGGCACGGCCTGGCGGCCTCGATGAGGGTCAGGAAAGAATGGACTGCGCCTCCCCGGCACGCTCACTCTCATCCTCCCGTCTCCGGCCCCGAATAAGGCCGCATGCTGGTTCTCCAAGTAGGCCTGAGGCCAGTGGCCATAGCCCAGAGCCCCGGGCCTGGCTCCGGGGATCCCTTCCCCCCCTGCAGCCAAGGCTGTCACCAACAGGTCGGGGATGGCGGGGACCACCCGAGGATGCAACACTGGGGGGGGCATGGCTCTCCCCCGCCCGTGGCCGGCGAACGGGATACGGATGCTTTCTGCCTGAAACTGGGGCATTCTGGGCCGGGCCCCTGGAGGTGGCTGAGGTCCGGGTCTTCCATCGGCTCGGCGCTGAGGAACCTGGCCAGGAGTCAGTTGGAAAAGTCTTAACATAGCCACACAGGTGAGGGGTCGTGGCAAGTTCTGGTTCTGGCCCCCCCCCTGCCCTGCCTTTTATTTCCTAGCCCCGTCTCCCCGGCAACCACTCAGGCCCACCTCACAAGGGAACTGTGAGGTGGTGCCCTGCCCCGTTGCCACGGTGACCCCCCATGCCGGGGATGCTCACAGTAACAGCTTCAACCCCCAGCAGGGGGCCCCTGTCTCCATCTGCCCCGGGGGGGGACCCAGGGCTCGCCCCCAAACCATGCCGGGACCCCGAGTAATAAAGGACGGAAAAGTACAAATGCACCACTGAGCCCCGGTGGGGGCTTGATCCCCGGCCCCCCACCGGGCCCGGCCTCTCACATCCCCCCTGCTCCCCGCCTGGGCGCTCCCTGGGGGGCGGGCCCATGTTCCCCAGCTGCCTATGGGGGGTCCCCCATAGGGGGAGCTGAGCGCGTGTGGGGAGCATTTGGCAGCGGGAAGGGCCCTTACCTGCATGTAGTTATGTCTCAGGAGCACTTCCACCCCGGGCCTGACCCTGACCGGCTGTTCCAGCCACGGCCTGGACACCCCCCCACCCATCTCCCGCTCCCACAGGCTGGGGCACCTTTCTCAGCCTCCACTGCCCCCAAATGACCAGCACATGCTGGGGCTCTCCTCCCGGGGGGCGGGATCTCTGGGGTCATCCACCAGCCAAGCACCAGCAGGCCTGGGGCAGGGCAGGCAGGCCGGGCTCCCAGCCACAACTGGGCCCAACAAGCCTTGCAGTCCAAGGGCCTCCTGTGTTTGGGGAGGAGACCAGGGGTA
This is a stretch of genomic DNA from Sminthopsis crassicaudata isolate SCR6 chromosome X, ASM4859323v1, whole genome shotgun sequence. It encodes these proteins:
- the LOC141549206 gene encoding uncharacterized protein LOC141549206 isoform X2, with product MGGGVSRPWLEQPVRVRPGVEVLLRHNYMQVPQRRADGRPGPQPPPGARPRMPQFQAESIRIPFAGHGRGRAMPPPVLHPRVVPAIPDLLVTALAAGGEGIPGARPGALGYGHWPQAYLENQHAALFGAGDGRMRVSVPGRRSPFFPDPHRGRQAVPHVRRHRRSRALPELLLATLARTEGEFSGAGSQALSQAPPQASQAAALPNGTDRSGPAPWPRRSQDPPEGLPQPAGRAEVALSAQSPPGAM
- the LOC141549206 gene encoding uncharacterized protein LOC141549206 isoform X1, which produces MGGGVSRPWLEQPVRVRPGVEVLLRHNYMQVPQRRADGRPGPQPPPGARPRMPQFQAESIRIPFAGHGRGRAMPPPVLHPRVVPAIPDLLVTALAAGGEGIPGARPGALGYGHWPQAYLENQHAALFGAGDGRMRVSVPGRRSPFFPDPHRGRQAVPHVRRHRRSRALPELLLATLARTEGEFSGAGSQALSQAPPQASQAAALPNGTDRSGPAPWPRRSQDPPEGLPQPAGRAEVALSAQSPPGAM